CTACTCCTGCGATGCCTATTACGAGCGCGTGCTGCGCTTTCTTGCCCACTGCCCGCCGCCAGCCGCCACGCAGCTCTCGCTGAGCAAGCTGCGCGCGCTTCTCGCCTCGCTGCTGCGCCAGGGCATTCTCAGCCCTCATCGCCGCAGCTATTGGAAGTTCCTGCTCGCCGCCATCACGCGCTACCGCCATTCCTTCCGCACCGCGATGACGCTCGCCGTCATGGGCTATCACTTCCAGCGCATGACCGACCGCATCTGCCGGCAGGACGCCTGACCGGCCGCATCACCGGACCATTTCAACAGCTCGCAAGGCAACGATAACTCTGCCTCTGCGCGCGTCTTATCGGCGTGCGCATCCGTCTCCATCCGGTACGATGTTACCCGTGAGTTAACCCTGCCTATCCTGGAGACGCTTCCATGCCGCTGCGCCCTGCTCTCTCGATCGCTCTCGCACTCCTGCTGCCCGCCATCCCGGGCCACGCCCAGCAGCAGCCCGCGCATCCGCCCTTCACGCTCCACACGCAGGTCCGCGAAGTTCTCACCGACGTTACCGTCACTGACGCCAACGGCAATCCCGTCAAAGATCTCCGCCAGGCAGACTTCCATATCTACGATGACGACCATCCGCAGACCATCTCTTCCTTCACCGCGCATGCCGGACAGAACCTCGCCGTCGCCGCCAGCTCCACCACACCCGGAATCTACAGCAACCGCTATCTCACCCATCCCCCCGCGGCCTACAACATCGTGCTCATCGACAACAAGGACGCGGACCTCGTCGACCAGCTATATCTGTCCGAAGAGCTCATCCGCCTGATCAAAAATCTGCCCGCCTGCGAACCGCTCGCCATCTACTCCGCCAACGGCCCGCGTGTCGTGCTCATGCAGAACTTCACCACCAGCCATACCCTTCTGCTCGCCGCCGTGCGGCGCACCGTGCCGCGCTTCCGCGACAGTGACTGGTACTACGACACCGACGCCGCAACCTTTGCGCAGCTTGCTGGCGACCTCAGCCAGTATCCCGGCCGCAAAAATGTGCTCTGGTTCACTGCCGAAACCAACATGCACCTCTTTCCCGGCATCGGCTCCAGCCGCAACTACGGCTACCTGCATCCGCTCTACAACACGCTCGAGTCCGAACGCATCGCCATCTATCCCATTGACCTGCGCGGACTCACCGTGGCGCGCGGCCAGCCGGTCTCCGGCCTGCCATCAGGCCAGTCCGGCTCCCACGGCGTCACCAACGTGGATGCCGGAAAGGTACCGGCCGGAGGCCCCCTCACACAGGCGGCGAACGGCGGTGCGTACATCGATGACATTCACGTCCAGCACCAGCTCATGCTGCAGGCGGCTGAAGTCACCGGGGGCCACGCCTTCATCAACACCAACGGCCTCGTGCAGGCCGCCCGCCAGGTGCTCGACCACAGCGCCGATTACTACACGCTCGTCTACACGCCCAACGACATTCATCACCAGGACCGCTGGCATCACGTCCGCATCACCGTCACCAACGGCTATCACCTCAGCTACCGTCACGGCTATTACGTCGATGACTCCGGCTTCAGCCCCTCGCAAAAGGCGCTCCTGCTGGCGAAGAAAACCTCGCTCCCGCCGCCGGACGCCCACAGCCAGCCCATCATCTTCCAGGCGCACGTGCAGCCGGCCACGGCCGCCGAGGGCTCGGCCCTGAAGACCCGCATCCCCGGCTACGCCCGCGCCTACACCGTCCAATACATTCTGCCCGCGGCGGACTTCACTCCCTCCGGCGCCGCCAATTCCCGCGTCACCGTCGGCACCGCCGCCGTCGTCATGAACGATGCCGGTCTCGTCCTCGGCCACCAGATGCAAAAGCTGCAGCTACAACTCAACGCGGCCCAACTGCGCCAAAATCCCAACGGAGACTTCGCCGTCACCCAGACCCTCAGCCTGCCCAAAGGCCACGATCACCTCTACCTCGCCGTCTGGGACACCTCCACCGGCCGCATGGGCACCCTGAATGTTCCCCTCAAGGTCACGCGCCACTAACGCCGCCTCTCCAAAATAAAAGAAGGCTCGCGGTCCTCCGCGAGCCTTCCCGCTTGCACTTCCACGTCCTGCTCGAACTACCGCCCCTTTGGCCCAAAGCCAAGCTGGAAGCTGACCATGATGCTCCGGCCCGGCAGCAGTTGCAGTGTGTCCAGCGAGTCGGGCGTATAGAGCACGCCGTTGCCGCTCACCCCGTTCGCCGGGCTCAGGTCCACCAGGTTGTGCTGGTCAAACAGATTCCCAAAGCTCAGCTTGATCTTCGAGTTATCAAACCGCGAGCCGTTGCGAATCGTGTAGTTGAAGAACAGGTTGCTGATCCAGAAAGGGTCCAGCTTCACATTCTGGTGATAGGCCCCATCATCTTCCCAGCGGGTGCCTACGCGCTTGTTGAAAAAACCCACATTCCATCCACCGCGCTGATAGGTCGGCGCAATGGTCTCGGTGTCGTGAGGAGCCAGCGCCACCCATGCCGAAGGGCTGGCCGCCTGTGCCGGCGCAGTTGCGGTTGCCGCCGTCGCGGCGGCCGCCTCATACTTGGCTTCGCCCAGCGTGCCGTTGAGAAACAGGCTCACGCCACGGCCAAACGCGATGTTGGCTTCGCCTTCCAATCCGTTCGTGTTCGAGGGCGGCGTCGCGTAGTAATAGCTGATGTCGTAGTCCGGGCTATTCACGTCCTTGTTGGTGTAGCTCGAGTACTGGTTCACAAAGTGAATGTGATAAACATCCGCATCCATGCTCACGCGGTTCAGCTTCAGCACCGTGCCGCCCTGGTAGGTGGAGGCCACCGTCGGCGGCGGAGCCACCTGCACCTGCGCCCCCGTCACATCAAACACGCTGCTGAACGGGATAATGCTGCCCTTGCCATACTGCCCATACACCGACCAGTTGTTGTGAATCCGGTAGTTCACCTCCACCGAGGGCAGCACGTTGTTGTAGCCCTTCTCGTGAATCACATACGCCGGGCAGCTCACCGTCGTGTCGGTCGACTTGCACGTCAGCAGGCCCACCTTCTTCGACGAGGCATACTGCTTCACCGTCATGTTGTAATACGCATCCTTCACGCCGGCCGTCACCGTCAGGTGCGGAATCGCCACGAACTGATACTCCGCATACGGCTGCTCGCTGCGCGTGATGAACGACTCGTGAAACTTGATCTTCCCAATCAGGTTGGAGTCCTGCCACGTCAGCGGATTCGACGCAATCTGATACCGCTGCGTTCCCGTGTACTCATACCAGCCGCCCGCCCGGAAGACGCCATACTTCGACGCATCGCTCAGGTGGGCAATCGCGCCGCCCTTCACATACTGGTTCAGCTTGTCGAGTCCGCTCGTCGATGTGATCGGGTTGCCCGAGAGATTTCCGTTGTCGTCCCCGCTCTCGCTGTACTGGTTGCTGTTGAAGTGCTGATGATTCGAGTAGGCATAGGCATACGGCTTCAGTTCCAGTCTCCAGCCCTTGCCCCAGTCATGCGTGTAGGTCACAATCTCAAAATCCGTCGGCACGTGGTAGTTATAGAGCTTGTTATACAGGCCATTCAGGCTGCCATCCTTGTTGTAGCGGTTCGTCTCCAGCAGAAAGTTGTCCCCATGCTGGGCAATCTGGAAGCGGTATGCGTCGCCGTCCGGCGTATTCGAATCCACAATCACCACTGTGCTGATCGCCGCCAGGTGGCTGCGGTCTGAGAAGTCATAAGTGAACTTCGCCGTCGCCGCCGTGCGCTGCTGGTCGTTGCCCGTCTGGTAACCGTCTGACGTCATGTGGTGGCCTTCCAGCCAGAAGTTCGCCTTCTTCCCCGGCCCAAACAAGCCCGAGTAGTACTCGCCCAGAATCTGGTTAGTGTTGAACGAACCGTACGACTCCGAGATCCGGAACGACCGCTGGGGATGCAGCTCGGGCGAAAACATGTGAATCGATCCGCCATAGTTGGACGGACCCATGTCCGCCGCCGTGCCCGGGCTGCGGTCAAAGTCCACATAGCCGATCGCCGGCGCCGGCACATACGCCCAGGAGTGATGGCTCGGGTCATTCGAGTCGTTGAACGGCACCCCGTCCCACGTCATCGTGTAGTCGTCATCCACAAAGCCGCGAAAGTAAATCTTCGCCTGTCCCAGACCCACGCCATTCGTGCTCCAGCTCACCGTACCCGGCGCGGCCTGCACAATATCGGCAAAGTCGGTCACCGATTGCGTGAAGTTCTCCACATACTGGCTGGTGATCTCCGTGCGGGCCGATCCGGCGTCCAGAACCGACTTCACCGGCGAAAGGCGCGAGGCCAGCGAGTTATCCGCCTCCGCTTCCACCTTCACCTCTTGCGATACCGAGGCAATCGACATCTTGAAGCGCAGGCTCTCCGTCGCATCCGGCGTCACCTTGACGATGTTTCTCGTCTCGGTCGCAAATCCCGGAGCCGACACCTGCACCGTGTAAACACCGGCCGGCAGCCCCTCGAAAACGAAAGCGCCGCGGGCATCCGTCGCCACATTGCGCACATGGCCCGCGGCATCAATGGCTGCGGCGGCCGCGCCCTTGATGTTCTTGCCCGTCTGGTCCATCACCGAACCCTCAATGGTTCCGGTTCCCGTTTGCGCATGCAGATAGCTCGTGCCCGTCATCAGCAACAGCAGGCAAACAAGTAGGGTGGCGGCTCTCCGCCACGCGGAAAGTACGCTCAAACTCACTGGCAGTCTCCTCGAAAGTGTTCTTCTGAAAAAGGGTTGACCTGCGGCGAGAGCAGATACTCCGCGCCGCTTCGCTCCTGGCGAAGGGTCTTCAGGCTCCGGGCGCAGCGCCCGGTCAGATTTTTGTGGATGAATGGGCCGCGTCGAGCGGCAATCGGAGAGGAGCCGCCATCCCCATGCGCGCGCGGCCGGAACGGGGCCGCCTGCACAGCGGCCATTCGCGGCTCGGGCGTGGCGGGCCGCGCCTGCGGCACAGCATATGGCGCTGCGCCCGCTCGCTTCCGGGTATCGGTCAATGAAGTGCCCTCTCAAAAACAAACAGCAAAGTGAAGCAATGCGGTCACTCTAGCGAGGGCAGTTGAATGTTCTGTTACACGGTCATCGCGCTCCACCCGGCGCGCCAGCCAACCCACGGGCGGCCGCGCCTATGCGTTCGCAGAGCAGCGGCCCGGAGAAAGATTAAGTGATTGTCATGAAAAGGTTTACCAAAGCTGAAAAGTCGCTCCCATGCAGAGATTTCTTCGCTCCGCTGGAGCTCACGCGCGCCCGGCCCGGCATGCCGGTTCTGAAATCTTCTTCAAGAATCCTTCAGCTTTCCTTCAGCAATTCATCTTCCGTTCATCTTTGACCGCAAATCACTGTGCCAACTTGGAAGTCAGACCGGAGATTCTCCTCACAAACATCCACACGAAGACCCATGAAAACCATCTCGCGTCGATTTTCCTCTTTTTTCTGCCGCTCAGCCCGCCCGGCGGCCCGTTATCGCATCGCTGCCCGCTCTCTCGCCTGGCTCCTGCCCGTCCTTCTCTGGGCGCTGCCTCTGCACGCGCAAAATCATCTCGACAATGCCACCGTGCTCGTCATCCGCCATGCCGAAAAGCCAAAGCACGGCCGCAGCCTCACCCCGGCGGGCTTTGCGCGCGCGCAGGCCTATGCCCGCTACTTTGATCCCTTTCACTTTCAGGGCCACACCCTGCGCATCAACGCCCTCTACGCTGGAGCCGATCAGCCCGGCAGCATTCGCCCCCGCCTCACTCTGGAGCCGCTCAGCCACACCCTGCACCTGCCGCTCAACGCAACCTTCGGCACCAACAATCCCGAGCCGCTGGTCGAGGCCCTCCGCCACCAGCCGCACGGCAACCACATCCTCATCGCCTGGCGGCACAAGCACATCCCCGTCCTGCTCACTGCCCTCGGCGCCGACCCCGCCCGGCTGCTCCCAAACGGCGAATGGCCCGGCTCCGTCTACGACTGGGTCATCTATCTGCGCTATGACGACCACGGCCGTCTCGTCGAGCAGCGCCGCTTCCCCGAGCCGGAACCCCTCCCCTGAAAGCTCTTCCCCGGCCGCCCCGCACAGCCCTCCCGGCCGGCGGCCGGGGAGCGCAAAGGCTTCGCCCGCGCCCGGCTCCCGCCGGAAATTCACCCCAAATCCGCTATCCTGAATACAGGGATTCGATCACCCAGCAGGCGGCTTGCTTGTTCGTGCCCTCACAAATAATGTGAATACGTATTCACATTTTTACAGAATTGCCCCGGAAGCCGACAAGTCCCTTATATTCAAAGGCTTATCCGCCAACGCAGCCCGTGCCCGGCGCAGGACCGGGAGAAATCCTTCAGATGCGAGTGCGGATTCGCATATTGCGTGATTGCCGTAGATTCATGAAAATAAAAGACTTGCGAAACATTGAGCACCCCGGAGACGCCCCCTCCGGCATAATGTGAATCCGGATTCACTTTACAATAGCCGCCACAGCAACACATATTCCCCTTATTATCAATGACTTGTACAAACTAGCGCCCCAATTGCAGCCTCCAGCCGATACAAGCCATAAAAAACCGGGCAAATGTGAATCCTCATTCACATTTTAGGAATAACCCGGCTAACCAATTGAATCAAATAGGCTTACGAACAAAAAGCGCGCCCGAAAGGCGCGCTTTTTGCAAATTATGCGAATCCGGATTCACATTTTACTTTTGCAGGCTTTCCACCGCCTGGCCGACCCGCAAAACCGTCGCTTCATCGAAGTGCCGGCCCAGAATCTGAATCCCGATCGGCAGCCCCTCCCGCGAGGTTCCACACGGCACCGAGGCACCGCAGATGCCCGCCAGGTTGGCCGTCACCGTATAGATATCGGCCAGGTACATCGACAGCGGATCGTCCGACTTCTCCCCCAGCTTGAAGGCGGGCGTCGGGGCGGTGGGCGTCACAATGGCATCCACCTCTTCAAAGGCCCGCAGAAAGTCCTGCGCCAGCAGCCGGCGCACCTGCTGCGCCTTCTTGTAATAGGCGTCGTAGTAGCCCGCGCTCAGCACGTAGGTGCCCAGCAGAATGCGCCGCTTCACCTCGGCCCCAAAGCCAAGATCGCGCGTCTGCCGGTACATCGCTGCAAGCGTGTTCGCCTCCGGAGCGCGCAACCCGTAGCGCACGCCGTCAAAGCGTGCCAGGTTTGCACTCGCCTCGGCTGTGGCAATCACATAATAGGTAGGGATGGCATACGGCGTATGCGGCAGCGAGATCGGCTTCACCTCAGCGCCAGCCGCACGCAGTTGCTCAATCGTGCCCTCGACCGCGCGCTTCACCTCCGGGTCCAGCCCCTCGGCAAAGTACTCCGCCGGAACCCCCAGCCGCAGCCCCTTCACCCCGGCATCCAGCTTCTCGGTGTAATCCGGCACCGGAACCGATGACGAAGTGGCATCCATTGGGTCATGGCCCGCGATCACGCCCAGCACCTCGGCCGCATCCCGAACGGTATGCGCAAACGGCCCCACGCGATCGAGCGAAGAGGCAAACGCAATCAGCCCATAGCGCGAAACGCGCCCATAGGTCGGCAGCACGCCCACCACGCCGCAAAATGAAGCTGGCTGGCGAATCGACCCGCCCGTATCCGTGCCCAGCGTCGCGACGGCCATATTCGCCGCCACCGCTGCCGCCGAGCCGCCGCTCGAACCACCCGGCACCCGGTCCAGCGCCCTGGGATTCTTCACCGGCCCGTAAGCGGAATTCTCATTCGAGGAGCCCATTGCGAACTCATCGCAGTTCAGCTTGCCCACCAGCACCGCGCCCGCGTCGATCAGCCGCTGCACAGCCGTCGCCGTATAAGGAGGCCGGTAGCCTTCCAGAATCTTTGAGGAAGCCGTCGCCGGCATGCCCTCCACCGTCAGCACGTCCTTGATGCCGAACGGAACGCCCCCCATGGGCAGCTTGGCCCGCTCCTCGCGGCTCAACGCATCAATGTGCCGGGCACGCGCGCCAGCGCCGTCGCGATCGAGCGACAGGTAGGCATTCACCTCGCCATTGTGCGCGTCAATCGCGCCAAGGCACTCCTGCAACGCCGCTTCCGCGCGAACCTCGCCCGTGCGCACCGCGCGGATGCTGGGCAACGTCGTCTGGAACTCCAAAGAAGAATGGGCCATTCGAAAATCTCTACTCTTTCAGCAGGTTCAGCGCTCGATGACTTTCGGCACTTTGAAATAGGTGGAATCCGCGGACGGCGCACCCGCCAGCACCGGCTCCCGGTCAAGAGAAGGGCGAATCTCGTCTACCCGCAGGGCCGCTGCGCGGCCTTCCACGCCAGTCAATAGCTCGGCAATCTGCGCCAGCGGCTCGACCGCCGCCGTGTCCAGGGCATTCAACTGCTGCACGTGGCCCAGAATGGCGCCGAGATCCCGCAGCATGCGGCTCTCTTCGTCACTGGTCAGCTCCAGGTTGGCCAACTCCGCCACCCGCCGCACATCTTCTAGGGTTACCGCCTGATTTTCAGCCATAAATGCAAATACCAGAGCCGTAACAGGCTCTGGTATCAGTGTATAGCGTTCAGGCAGGATCACCGAGAGCCCCAACCGGAATTCCTCAATCCGCACCCTCGATCGAAAACGCCGGCAGCGTCACTTGAAACTCCGACTCCCGGTCACTGATGCATGCAACCGCGGTAAGCCACACCAGGCGCAGATCTGAGCGGAGTGTCGCCGTGCGCATATAGTCCCAGTCCAGTTCGGCCTTGCGAGGCTTTACATAGCGGCTGTAGTAGCTTTCCAGATGCTCCGAGGGAATTTCACGCAGCATCTCTTCCTCATACCGGAATGCCAGGGTCGCAGCTCCAGTGATCCCGGGGCGGAAGGGCATGTGCATGATCTCAAGATGAGGAATCTTAGGCCGCGGTCCAATAAGGCTCATGTCGCCGCGCACTATATTCCAGAACTGCGGCAACTCGTCGAGCTTGAACTTACGCAGGAACGTGCCGATCGGCGTGATTCGCTTATCCCCTGTTACCGTCAGAGGGCTGCCATCTCGATCAGCCACTCGCATGGAGCGGAACTTATAAAGCGTGAAAACCTGTCCATCTCTCCCCATACGATCCTGCGTAAAGAGAGCCGGCCCACGGGAAGTCAACTTCACCAGAACCCCGATGATCAGCATGAGAGGGAGAAAGCAGATCAAGCCGGCAAGCGCGCAGACAAAATCAATGGCACGCCGTCTGCGAGACATAGCCCATACGCTGGCACACTCTGGAAAAGCCATTGAGCCGGGCTCTTCACAAGAAATAGAGTGTATTGCGACAGATCCATGAGCAACCTGCTGCACTGGCTGACTACTAGCGTAATAGGCAGGATCTGGTATCAGTGGTGCATCCATATCGAGTGACTCATCAACATTGTTGAGCGGCTACACAAAGCCGAGTGGATAGATGCAGATTGGGAAATTAAGCCACACTTGCTCTGGCTTGGCGGGGTATCTTCACGTACCCTCGCTGGGATTCTACCAAACTCTCCTATATTTGCGAGAGCCGAGGAAATCGTAACACCAATGACTTCAGTTGCAAGGGCAAGTTTGGCCCCCCGTTCCGAAATGACACTCTAAAGCTTCAAATGTTGCGATATTCACACGAAAAAGTACCAAATTCACGTGAATACTTACGTAAGTCTTCTTCACGGCAAGGATCTGCGAAAGCGGTTCGATTCCGCTTTCGGCCGGTTGCACCCTTGCCCTAAATCGCGATTAGAACCGCCCTAGTTTTGATGCTTGAAAACGCCTCGGGCGACAGACGGAAGCACCGCTTCGCAGACCATCTTTTTTTTGATTGGCTAACTCAAGGGTGCTTGCAAGCGATTCTTCACGGTTGCAAATGCATCTTGCCACGCCGGGAGGCGAACATCCCAGGCATTGGACAGCATCTCATTGCTCATGACGGAATATGACGGACGCTTTGCCGGGGTCGGATAATCCTCGGCCTTGAGGGGACGCAAGCGCGGTTGACGGCCTTCCAGTTGATCGGCGCACTCTGAAAAGATGTGCCGGGCAAACTCGTACCAGTTGGTGCTGCCGGCGCAGGTCATGTGGTAGATGCCGGAGCGAGCTGCAGCCTCTGCGGAGGACAAGCCCTCCATCCGGTCCACAACGGTGCGCGTGGCCGCCGCGATGGCAATCGAAGAGGTCGGGCTACCCGTCTGGTCTGCGACAATGCTCAATTCTTCGCGCTCTTTGCCGAGTCGCAGCATGGTCAGAAAGAAGTTCTTGCCATGCGGGCCATACACCCAACTGGTGCGGAAGATCAGATGCCGTCCTCCCGCCTGCTGTACGCGCCGCTCCCCTTCCAGCTTGGAGCGTCCATACATATTCAGAGGACGGGGCTCGTCGGATTCCACCCACGGCTCCCGCTTGCTGCCGTCAAAGACGTAATCCGTGGAATAGGTGACGAACAAAATATCTGATTCCGCACAGGCCTGGGCCAGCAGGCCTGGCGCCTCTGCGTTGACGGCCATGGCAAGTTCCGGCTCGGACTCAGCCTTGTCGACGGCAGTATAGGCCGCCGCCAGCAGCACCACCGAGGGCTTCTGCTGACGGATGGTCTCAATGATCGCCCCGGGACGAGTGAGGTCGGCCTGGCTGCGGTCATACGCAAGCACTTCGCCATATCCGGCGAAGCTGCGTTGCAACTCGACACCCACCTGCCCTGTGGAACCAAGGATCATGGCCTTGCGCGAGGCCATCAGGCGAAGACCTCGGCATCGGCCAGACGCTTGCCGTCTGCATCCTTCGCGGAAACGATAGCTTCATCTGCCCGAACCGGCCAATCGATGCCGATCTGCGGGTCATTCCACAGGATGGTGCGCTCTCCCGCCGGAGAGTAGTAGTCCGTCACTTTATAGGCGACCCGGGCATCGTCCGTAAGGGCCACAAAGGCATGCCCGAAGCCGACTGGAATCCACAGCATGGCGCTGTCATCACCCGAGAGTTCCACGGCGATATGTTTTCCAAAGTTCGGCGAACTCCGCCGCAGATCGACAGCGACATCGAGAATGCGGCCCGCAGCGGCACGCACCAGCTTCCCTTGCGGCTGAAGAATCTGGTAATGAATGCCACGCACCACATTCTTTTTGGAAACTGAAGTATTGTCCTGCTTCCACTCTGCAGGCAGACCGGCCTCGGCGATTGTTCGCTCGTTCCAGGTCTCCCAAAAGGAGCCACGATCATCGCGGAAAATACGGGGGCGAATCACCAAAACTTCCGGCAATGCGGTCGGTGTAATCTCCATGCTCACAGGCTCTCCGAAAAGTTGGGCTCATCGAGCAGCGATAACAAATAGTGGCCATAGCCGCTCTTGCGAACCGGCTCGGCAAGAGCTTGTAATGCCGCCTTGTCGATATAGCCCATGCGAAACGCGATCTCTTCCGGGCAAGCGACCTTCAGCCCCTGGCGATGTTCCAGGGTCTGAATGAAAAGGCCGGCTTCAAAAAGCGAATCGTGGGTCCCCGTATCGAGCCACGCTGTTCCGCGGCTCATGACCTGGACATTGAGCAAGCCCTGCTCGAGGTAGAGGCGGTTCAGGTCAGTAATCTCAAGTTCGCCACGCACGGAGGGGCGCAGCGACGCGGCCAGCTCTGTGACCTGCGAGTCATAGTAGTAAAGCCCCGTAACCGCATAGCGAGATTTGGGCTGCTTGGGCTTCTCTTCGAGGCTCACGGCATTGCCTTGCGCATCAAACTCGACGACGCCATAGCGCTCCGGATCATGCACCGGATAAGCGAAGACTGTCGCGCCTTTTTCCAGGCGCGCCGCCTGCTGCAACTGCCGGGAGAGACCATGCCCGTAGAAAATATTGTCGCCGAGCACGAGTGAGGCCGCGCTGCCTGCGAGAAACTCGCGCCCGATCAGGAATGCCTGGGCCAGACCATCAGGGCTGGGCTGCACGGCGTAGGAAAACTGCATGCCCCACTGCGAGCCGTCCCCCAGCAGATCGCTAAAACGGCCTGTATCCTGCGGGGTAGAGATAATCAGGACTTCACGAATGCCCGACAGCATGAGCGTGCTGAGCGGGTAATAGATCATGGGCTTGTCGTAGACAGGCAGCAGTTGCTTTGAGGTCACATGCGTGACTGGATACAACCGCGTACCCGACCCGCCTGCAAGAATAATGCCCTTCATCCAATGCTCCGGTTTCCGTAGTTCTGCTCGATCCATTCGCGATAGCTGCCGGTGCGAACACTCTCCACCCAGTCCATGTGTGCCAGGTACCATTCCACGGTGCGGCGCAGTCCCTGTTCGACCTGAATGGTGGGCGACCAGCCTAGTTCGCGCCGCAGCTTGCTGGCGTTGATGGCATAGCGCCGGTCGTGGCCCGGGCGATCAGTGACGTAGCGAATCAGTTCCCGGCGAGACGTGGCCGCTGGCCGCAGTTCGTCGAGCAGATCACAGATTTGATGCACAATATCGAGGTTCTTGCGTTCGCTGTTGCCGCCTACGTTGTAGGTTTCTCCCAGCTTGCCACGCTCCAGCACCACGCGAATGGCATCGCAGTGGTCGGTCACGTACAGCCAATCGCGCACGTTCTGGCCATCACCGTAGACCGGGAGCGGCTTGCCTTCGAGCGCATTGAGGATCATGAGCGGAATCAGCTTCTCAGGGAATTGGTAAGGCCCATAGTTATTGGAGCAATTGGTGGTGAGCACCGGCATGCCGTAGGTGTGAAACCAGGCGCGCGCCAGGTGGTCAGAACCGGCCTTGGAAGCCGCATAAGGGCTATTGGGCGCGTAAGGAGTCTCCTCACTGAAAGCCGGATCGTCCGGGCCGAGAGAGCCATACACCTCGTCCGTGGAGACATGCAAGAAACGGAAC
The DNA window shown above is from Acidobacterium capsulatum ATCC 51196 and carries:
- a CDS encoding VWA domain-containing protein, translated to MPLRPALSIALALLLPAIPGHAQQQPAHPPFTLHTQVREVLTDVTVTDANGNPVKDLRQADFHIYDDDHPQTISSFTAHAGQNLAVAASSTTPGIYSNRYLTHPPAAYNIVLIDNKDADLVDQLYLSEELIRLIKNLPACEPLAIYSANGPRVVLMQNFTTSHTLLLAAVRRTVPRFRDSDWYYDTDAATFAQLAGDLSQYPGRKNVLWFTAETNMHLFPGIGSSRNYGYLHPLYNTLESERIAIYPIDLRGLTVARGQPVSGLPSGQSGSHGVTNVDAGKVPAGGPLTQAANGGAYIDDIHVQHQLMLQAAEVTGGHAFINTNGLVQAARQVLDHSADYYTLVYTPNDIHHQDRWHHVRITVTNGYHLSYRHGYYVDDSGFSPSQKALLLAKKTSLPPPDAHSQPIIFQAHVQPATAAEGSALKTRIPGYARAYTVQYILPAADFTPSGAANSRVTVGTAAVVMNDAGLVLGHQMQKLQLQLNAAQLRQNPNGDFAVTQTLSLPKGHDHLYLAVWDTSTGRMGTLNVPLKVTRH
- a CDS encoding TonB-dependent receptor — its product is MSVLSAWRRAATLLVCLLLLMTGTSYLHAQTGTGTIEGSVMDQTGKNIKGAAAAAIDAAGHVRNVATDARGAFVFEGLPAGVYTVQVSAPGFATETRNIVKVTPDATESLRFKMSIASVSQEVKVEAEADNSLASRLSPVKSVLDAGSARTEITSQYVENFTQSVTDFADIVQAAPGTVSWSTNGVGLGQAKIYFRGFVDDDYTMTWDGVPFNDSNDPSHHSWAYVPAPAIGYVDFDRSPGTAADMGPSNYGGSIHMFSPELHPQRSFRISESYGSFNTNQILGEYYSGLFGPGKKANFWLEGHHMTSDGYQTGNDQQRTAATAKFTYDFSDRSHLAAISTVVIVDSNTPDGDAYRFQIAQHGDNFLLETNRYNKDGSLNGLYNKLYNYHVPTDFEIVTYTHDWGKGWRLELKPYAYAYSNHQHFNSNQYSESGDDNGNLSGNPITSTSGLDKLNQYVKGGAIAHLSDASKYGVFRAGGWYEYTGTQRYQIASNPLTWQDSNLIGKIKFHESFITRSEQPYAEYQFVAIPHLTVTAGVKDAYYNMTVKQYASSKKVGLLTCKSTDTTVSCPAYVIHEKGYNNVLPSVEVNYRIHNNWSVYGQYGKGSIIPFSSVFDVTGAQVQVAPPPTVASTYQGGTVLKLNRVSMDADVYHIHFVNQYSSYTNKDVNSPDYDISYYYATPPSNTNGLEGEANIAFGRGVSLFLNGTLGEAKYEAAAATAATATAPAQAASPSAWVALAPHDTETIAPTYQRGGWNVGFFNKRVGTRWEDDGAYHQNVKLDPFWISNLFFNYTIRNGSRFDNSKIKLSFGNLFDQHNLVDLSPANGVSGNGVLYTPDSLDTLQLLPGRSIMVSFQLGFGPKGR
- the gatA gene encoding Asp-tRNA(Asn)/Glu-tRNA(Gln) amidotransferase subunit GatA — its product is MAHSSLEFQTTLPSIRAVRTGEVRAEAALQECLGAIDAHNGEVNAYLSLDRDGAGARARHIDALSREERAKLPMGGVPFGIKDVLTVEGMPATASSKILEGYRPPYTATAVQRLIDAGAVLVGKLNCDEFAMGSSNENSAYGPVKNPRALDRVPGGSSGGSAAAVAANMAVATLGTDTGGSIRQPASFCGVVGVLPTYGRVSRYGLIAFASSLDRVGPFAHTVRDAAEVLGVIAGHDPMDATSSSVPVPDYTEKLDAGVKGLRLGVPAEYFAEGLDPEVKRAVEGTIEQLRAAGAEVKPISLPHTPYAIPTYYVIATAEASANLARFDGVRYGLRAPEANTLAAMYRQTRDLGFGAEVKRRILLGTYVLSAGYYDAYYKKAQQVRRLLAQDFLRAFEEVDAIVTPTAPTPAFKLGEKSDDPLSMYLADIYTVTANLAGICGASVPCGTSREGLPIGIQILGRHFDEATVLRVGQAVESLQK
- the gatC gene encoding Asp-tRNA(Asn)/Glu-tRNA(Gln) amidotransferase subunit GatC encodes the protein MAENQAVTLEDVRRVAELANLELTSDEESRMLRDLGAILGHVQQLNALDTAAVEPLAQIAELLTGVEGRAAALRVDEIRPSLDREPVLAGAPSADSTYFKVPKVIER
- a CDS encoding sugar transferase: MDAPLIPDPAYYASSQPVQQVAHGSVAIHSISCEEPGSMAFPECASVWAMSRRRRAIDFVCALAGLICFLPLMLIIGVLVKLTSRGPALFTQDRMGRDGQVFTLYKFRSMRVADRDGSPLTVTGDKRITPIGTFLRKFKLDELPQFWNIVRGDMSLIGPRPKIPHLEIMHMPFRPGITGAATLAFRYEEEMLREIPSEHLESYYSRYVKPRKAELDWDYMRTATLRSDLRLVWLTAVACISDRESEFQVTLPAFSIEGAD
- the rfbD gene encoding dTDP-4-dehydrorhamnose reductase, whose amino-acid sequence is MASRKAMILGSTGQVGVELQRSFAGYGEVLAYDRSQADLTRPGAIIETIRQQKPSVVLLAAAYTAVDKAESEPELAMAVNAEAPGLLAQACAESDILFVTYSTDYVFDGSKREPWVESDEPRPLNMYGRSKLEGERRVQQAGGRHLIFRTSWVYGPHGKNFFLTMLRLGKEREELSIVADQTGSPTSSIAIAAATRTVVDRMEGLSSAEAAARSGIYHMTCAGSTNWYEFARHIFSECADQLEGRQPRLRPLKAEDYPTPAKRPSYSVMSNEMLSNAWDVRLPAWQDAFATVKNRLQAPLS
- the rfbC gene encoding dTDP-4-dehydrorhamnose 3,5-epimerase, producing MEITPTALPEVLVIRPRIFRDDRGSFWETWNERTIAEAGLPAEWKQDNTSVSKKNVVRGIHYQILQPQGKLVRAAAGRILDVAVDLRRSSPNFGKHIAVELSGDDSAMLWIPVGFGHAFVALTDDARVAYKVTDYYSPAGERTILWNDPQIGIDWPVRADEAIVSAKDADGKRLADAEVFA